In one Legionella clemsonensis genomic region, the following are encoded:
- the mutS gene encoding DNA mismatch repair protein MutS, which yields MSVTHTPMMQQYLRIKSEYPDMLLFYRMGDFYELFYEDAKRAAQLLDLTLTHRGQSADKPIPMAGVPYHAVENYLARLLKKGESVAICEQIGDPATSKGPVERQVTRIITPGTVTDEALLDAKCDTILLAIHQERQHYGLAWVDLSGGRFHLLQVSDEVQLTAEVSRLQPAEILLSSSFPSVLQGKYTVKIRPDWEFEAQHARQLLCEQFEVSHLEGLGEHSYGIAFSAAGCLLSYLQTTQRQALPHLSQITLEQSTDYLQLDAATQRHLELFENYQGGRENSLLAVLDHTACAMGSRLLKRWLGKPLNQYECIEQRQQAVSELIDKRQDNPLHVLLRQTCDIERIASRIALKSARPRDLVQLRNTLVLLPEFSEALKSNQTPLIKEIASKLLPQPTLYELLAAALVENPPMLIRDGGVIATGFDEELDELRRLNSNATDKLIELEHAEKQRSGLSSLKFGYNRVQGYYIELSRTQAERAPANYQRKQTLKNVERYITPELKLFEEKVLSAQVKALAREKWLYDNLLEEVLQFIGSLTQLAQAIAELDVLTTFAARARRLNWCRPQLVSTPGIYIKAGRHPVVEQVLQEQFIANDLYLDKTQNILLITGPNMGGKSTYMRQNALIVLLAHIGSYVPAEKACIGPIDKIFTRIGASDDLASGRSTFMVEMTETAQILRQATDKSLVLIDEIGRGTSTYDGMALAYATCAYLANTIKAYTLFSTHYFELTHLPAQFNCIKNIHLQATLTSGRIVFLYRVEEGATNRSYGLEVAQLAGIPKEVLAIASKQLNCLQQQTGPSSHSKPEQETQSPILKALAAIDIDNLSPREALALVYRLKDLEANATDG from the coding sequence ATGTCTGTAACTCATACCCCTATGATGCAGCAGTATTTGCGCATCAAATCAGAATACCCCGATATGCTACTCTTCTATCGAATGGGCGATTTTTATGAGCTTTTTTATGAGGATGCCAAACGAGCAGCCCAATTACTTGATTTGACCTTAACCCACCGCGGACAATCTGCTGATAAACCGATTCCTATGGCGGGTGTACCCTACCATGCAGTAGAAAACTATTTGGCACGCTTGTTAAAAAAGGGGGAATCCGTTGCAATTTGCGAACAAATTGGTGATCCAGCAACTAGCAAAGGACCTGTTGAACGACAAGTTACTCGCATTATTACTCCCGGTACGGTGACTGATGAAGCCTTACTGGATGCCAAATGTGATACCATTCTGCTGGCTATTCATCAAGAGCGACAGCATTATGGCCTGGCCTGGGTAGACTTAAGTGGTGGACGATTTCATTTGCTGCAGGTTAGCGATGAAGTGCAATTAACTGCTGAGGTGAGTCGTTTACAGCCAGCGGAAATTTTATTGTCCTCGTCTTTTCCTTCTGTATTACAGGGAAAATATACCGTCAAAATCCGTCCTGATTGGGAATTTGAAGCTCAACATGCCAGACAATTATTGTGCGAGCAGTTTGAAGTTAGCCACTTGGAAGGATTAGGTGAACACAGTTATGGCATTGCCTTTTCCGCAGCAGGTTGCTTATTAAGTTATTTGCAAACCACTCAACGACAAGCTCTGCCTCATTTATCCCAGATTACTCTGGAACAAAGTACAGATTATTTACAATTGGATGCAGCGACTCAAAGGCATCTGGAACTATTTGAAAATTATCAGGGAGGACGGGAGAATAGTTTACTGGCTGTGCTTGATCATACAGCTTGCGCCATGGGAAGTCGACTTTTAAAACGTTGGCTAGGCAAACCACTCAATCAGTACGAATGCATTGAGCAAAGACAACAAGCTGTCTCTGAATTAATTGATAAAAGACAGGATAACCCTCTTCACGTTTTGTTACGACAGACTTGTGATATTGAGCGTATTGCCTCACGTATTGCCTTAAAATCGGCCAGACCACGGGATTTGGTTCAGCTGCGAAATACATTAGTACTTTTACCTGAATTTAGTGAAGCTCTAAAGAGTAATCAGACGCCTTTAATCAAAGAAATAGCCAGTAAACTTCTACCTCAACCCACGCTGTATGAGCTCTTGGCTGCAGCCCTTGTTGAGAATCCTCCCATGCTCATTCGTGATGGTGGCGTCATAGCAACAGGTTTTGATGAAGAACTTGATGAATTAAGAAGGCTTAATAGCAATGCAACTGACAAGCTTATTGAACTTGAACATGCCGAAAAACAACGCTCAGGCTTGTCTTCCCTCAAATTTGGTTATAATCGCGTGCAAGGTTATTACATTGAATTGTCACGTACACAAGCTGAGAGAGCCCCGGCTAATTATCAGCGCAAACAGACTTTAAAGAATGTAGAGCGCTATATCACGCCTGAGTTAAAATTGTTTGAAGAAAAGGTACTGTCTGCACAAGTTAAAGCATTGGCAAGAGAAAAATGGCTCTATGACAATCTATTAGAAGAAGTTTTGCAATTTATTGGTTCATTGACACAACTCGCACAAGCAATCGCTGAGCTGGACGTACTGACAACCTTTGCTGCGCGTGCACGGCGTCTGAACTGGTGTCGTCCCCAATTAGTATCTACTCCCGGGATTTACATTAAAGCTGGCCGCCATCCTGTCGTAGAGCAGGTCTTGCAGGAGCAATTCATCGCCAACGATCTTTATTTAGACAAGACACAAAATATTCTTTTAATTACTGGACCCAATATGGGAGGGAAATCAACCTATATGCGGCAGAATGCCTTAATTGTACTACTGGCGCATATTGGTAGTTATGTTCCGGCCGAAAAAGCGTGTATAGGTCCCATTGATAAAATATTTACCCGCATTGGTGCCAGTGATGATCTTGCCTCAGGCCGCTCAACCTTTATGGTAGAAATGACTGAGACAGCACAGATTTTGCGACAAGCTACAGATAAAAGTTTGGTCCTTATTGATGAGATAGGTCGAGGAACCAGTACCTACGATGGAATGGCATTGGCTTATGCGACCTGTGCCTACCTTGCCAATACCATTAAAGCTTACACCTTGTTTTCCACCCACTATTTTGAATTAACTCATTTACCAGCACAGTTTAATTGCATCAAAAATATTCATTTACAAGCCACCCTAACCTCGGGTCGCATTGTATTTTTATATCGTGTTGAAGAAGGGGCAACTAATCGTAGCTATGGTTTGGAAGTTGCCCAACTCGCTGGTATCCCTAAGGAAGTATTAGCAATCGCCTCAAAACAGTTAAACTGTTTACAACAACAAACAGGCCCCTCATCACACTCAAAACCTGAACAAGAAACGCAATCGCCCATTCTTAAAGCATTGGCAGCAATTGATATAGATAATTTATCACCACGAGAAGCATTGGCACTGGTTTATCGATTAAAAGATTTAGAAGCAAATGCTACGGACGGGTAG
- a CDS encoding CinA family protein — translation MNDLVREVTGSLHALHLQIATAESCTGGLIAGLLTDLPGSSQWFERGFVTYSNLAKEEMLGIDSKLIQMHGAVSEPVAEAMALGALKYSVAEVSLAVTGIAGPEGGSVAKPVGTVCFAWAIRGLPVVSAQNHFAHASREKVRQLACTRALEGVLSLLKSFSSSHS, via the coding sequence ATGAACGATTTAGTGCGTGAGGTGACGGGGAGTTTACACGCTTTGCATTTGCAAATTGCTACCGCAGAATCATGTACCGGTGGGTTAATTGCAGGGCTATTGACAGACTTGCCTGGAAGCTCCCAGTGGTTTGAGCGCGGTTTTGTTACTTACAGTAATCTGGCCAAAGAAGAGATGCTTGGAATTGACTCGAAGTTAATCCAGATGCATGGAGCTGTAAGTGAGCCTGTCGCAGAGGCAATGGCACTGGGGGCGTTAAAATACAGCGTGGCCGAGGTCTCTTTGGCAGTAACAGGCATTGCAGGTCCTGAAGGAGGAAGTGTGGCAAAGCCGGTTGGAACTGTTTGTTTTGCCTGGGCGATCCGCGGACTACCCGTTGTGTCTGCCCAAAATCACTTCGCCCATGCATCCCGCGAAAAAGTACGGCAATTAGCGTGCACTCGTGCTCTCGAAGGCGTTTTATCATTGTTGAAATCTTTCTCTTCTAGCCACTCTTAA
- the recA gene encoding recombinase RecA — translation MENNKQKALSAALAQIERQFGKGSVMRMGDNQAVRDIEAISTGSLGLDIALGIGGLPRGRIVEIYGPESSGKTTLTLQVIAECQKKGGTAAFVDAEHALDPSYAAKLGVNVDELLVSQPDTGEQALEITDMLVRSAAVDVIIVDSVAALTPKAEIEGEMGDAHVGLQARLMSQALRKLTANIKRSNTLVIFINQIRMKIGVMFGNPETTTGGNALKFYASVRLDIRRVGSIKKGEEILGSETRVKVVKNKVAPPFKTTDFDILYNEGISRESEIINLGTQLGLIEKAGAWYSYNQEKIGQGKDNVRLYLKENPQVAQTLEQQIRAELLVKKLSDNTAMEEVLEDIDG, via the coding sequence ATGGAAAATAACAAACAAAAAGCATTAAGTGCGGCACTCGCTCAAATTGAACGTCAATTTGGTAAAGGATCAGTGATGCGCATGGGTGATAATCAGGCTGTGCGCGATATCGAAGCGATTTCAACAGGTTCTTTGGGACTTGATATTGCTTTAGGGATTGGTGGCTTACCTCGAGGCAGAATTGTTGAGATTTATGGCCCTGAATCTTCAGGTAAAACGACACTTACCTTGCAGGTTATTGCTGAATGCCAGAAAAAGGGCGGTACAGCTGCGTTTGTTGATGCTGAGCATGCCCTGGATCCGAGTTATGCTGCAAAGCTTGGTGTCAATGTGGACGAGTTATTGGTTTCTCAGCCTGATACCGGTGAACAGGCCCTTGAAATTACCGATATGCTGGTTCGCTCCGCTGCGGTGGATGTGATTATTGTCGACTCTGTTGCTGCATTGACACCTAAAGCCGAAATTGAGGGCGAGATGGGTGATGCTCATGTAGGTCTGCAGGCACGACTAATGTCTCAAGCACTCCGTAAATTGACAGCAAACATCAAGCGTTCCAATACATTGGTGATATTTATTAACCAAATTCGGATGAAGATTGGTGTGATGTTTGGCAACCCTGAAACAACGACTGGTGGTAATGCGCTTAAATTCTATGCTTCAGTACGCTTGGATATTCGCCGTGTAGGCTCAATTAAGAAGGGTGAAGAGATTTTGGGTAGCGAAACCCGCGTTAAAGTGGTTAAAAATAAAGTTGCACCGCCCTTTAAAACAACCGATTTTGATATTCTTTATAATGAGGGTATTTCTCGAGAGAGTGAAATTATTAACCTGGGTACGCAGTTAGGTTTGATTGAAAAAGCGGGTGCCTGGTACAGCTATAATCAAGAGAAAATCGGACAGGGCAAAGACAATGTTCGTCTATACCTCAAAGAAAATCCTCAAGTTGCTCAAACATTGGAACAGCAAATTCGTGCGGAGCTTCTGGTTAAAAAATTATCAGATAATACGGCAATGGAAGAAGTATTAGAGGATATTGATGGCTGA
- the recX gene encoding recombination regulator RecX — translation MADAFECAVRLLARREHGACELAGKLAQKGFGQVEIDEAITKCQRLGLQSDRRFVEALSAVRIRQGCGPLKILQELQAKHIARELIDEILSQEQDNWLDYAQAVWDKKFKKQPKLSYIELQKAQRFLLYRGFPTDIIAKVVKEIGIDVTR, via the coding sequence ATGGCTGACGCGTTTGAGTGTGCAGTGCGTCTGCTAGCCAGACGCGAGCATGGGGCGTGTGAGCTGGCTGGAAAGTTAGCGCAAAAAGGTTTTGGGCAGGTAGAAATTGACGAAGCAATCACTAAGTGTCAGCGTCTTGGCCTTCAAAGTGATAGGCGCTTTGTAGAAGCGCTTAGCGCTGTACGCATTCGTCAAGGTTGTGGGCCTTTAAAAATCCTTCAAGAATTGCAGGCTAAGCATATTGCCCGTGAATTAATTGATGAGATTCTTAGCCAGGAACAAGATAATTGGTTAGATTATGCACAGGCTGTATGGGATAAAAAATTTAAAAAGCAACCTAAGCTATCCTATATAGAGCTACAAAAGGCACAACGTTTTCTGCTATATCGCGGATTTCCGACAGATATTATTGCAAAAGTTGTGAAAGAGATCGGAATCGATGTTACCAGATGA